The bacterium DNA window CCCCGTCCCCAGATCGGCCATCGTGCTTGGCCAAATCCTCGGCGGGACAACGCTGGCGCTGATCCAGGGGATTCTGCTGCTCATCGCGGCGCCCCTCGCCGGCGTCCCGCTCTCGGCGGCGGGGGCGGCGGCGGCGATCGCCGTCATGGGGATGATCGGTTTCGCCCTGACCGGGCTGGGGCTGCTCTTCGCCTGGCGGATGGAATCCACCCAGGGCTTTCACGCCATCATGAATCTTGTCCTGATCCCGCTCTGGCTGCTCTCGGGGGCGGTCTTCCCGGCGGCGGGGGCCCACACCTGGCTCGCCTGGATCATGAAGATCAACCCCCTCACCTACGGGATGGCGGCGCTGCGGCACGCCCTCTACGCCGCGCAGCCCGAGGCCGTGGGCCATCTCCCGGGCCTTGCCCTCTCCCTCGCCGTGACGGCGCTCTTCGGCCTCGTGACCTTCCTCTTCGCCGTGCGGACCGCGGGGAGGGGGTGAGGAGAACCGCTATCAAAGTTCCTCGAAGTATTCAAAATGACCGAGATGCAAATCAGCAAAACGCATATCAGTATCCGGGACTACTTCTTCTGGAGTCTCGATGGCCTTTGCACCTATCTCGCCTGATGCAGACCAAAGGCGATAGGTTCCATCCTCACCCTCGGTCATTTTCTCCAGAATCACTTCTTCGCTGTCGAGTTCCTCAAAAAACTTCCTCACCTCTGGACTTTCGATTTCTTTACTTCGATAGGGCTTGTTCACATTTTTGATTGGGCCGGGCATCCTTTTACCTTCCATTATCCCATCTCCATATTCTCAAACAGTTAAACACATTTGCTCCCCCCCGCGCACAGCACGCGGGGCCAGCCCCTCCCTAGAACCACTTTTTGCGTCTGAAATAAACGAGCATTCCGGCGGCGGCGGCGCCCATCCCGCCCAGGGCGGCGAAGTAGCCCCACCGCCACTCGAGCTCGGGCATGAACTTGAAGTTCATCCCGTAGACGCCGGCGACGAACGTGAGCGGGATGAAGAGGGTGGCCATGATGGTGAGCACCTTCATAATCTCGTTCATCCGCTGGTTGGTCACGGCCATGTGAAGCTCGATGAGCGTCGCGGCCATGTCGCGCGCGATCTCGATGTTGTCGATCAGGCGCGCCACGTGATCGTAGATGTCCCGGAAAAAGGGCGGCATGTCTTTTTTGAAAAATGCGGAGTCTGTCTGAAGGATATGGTTCACCATGTCCCGCACGGGAAAGATGGCGCGCCGCATGAGCTGCATGTTCAGCCGGTGCGCGAAAATGCGCTGCATGACCTCGGGGCTGGGATCGGTGACGGTCACATCCTGCAGCTCTTCGAGGTCCTCTCCCAGCGCCTCCATGTCCTCGAAATAGGTGTCCACGATGTTGTCCAGAACGGCGTAGTAGAGATAATCGGGCCGGGCCTTGCGCCATCTTCCGGTTCCCCGGCGGATGCGCTCCCGCAGGGCATCAAACGGATCCCTCGGCCGCTCCTGAAATGTCACCACAAACCCTTTTCCGAGCAGAATGCTCACCTGTTCGATTTCGATCCGGTTCTCCGCGCTGATGTAATGGATGAACTTGACGACGGTATAGATGTAATCGTCGAAAAACTCGACCTTGGGGCGGTGAGAGGTGTTGAGAATATCCTCGAGCACCAGAGAATGAATCCCCAGGGATTCGCCCAGTTTTTGGATGAGGCCGACATCGTGCAGGCCGGTGACATCAATCCAGGTGACAAGTTCCTCTTTGATGGAGGAGAAGCATTCCTCCAGCGTTGCGTCCCCGATCTCCCGAACCTTCTCCGCATCGTAGGCCAGAACGTGGATTGCGGGTTTCTCGACTTTCTCCTCCCCGATATGAACCAGCGTTCCGGGAGCCGTACCTGTCTTCAGTGAGACATTCCGGTCAACGATCATGGAAAACCCCCTGAGAGAGAAGCAAGGAGGGACATTTTACAGCCCCGCGACGTGGCGCGCGAGGGCATCGAGCAACGCATCCTTGATCCACGGCTGTGGGGGCATGCGGTTTCCGCCGTTTTGGATGAGGTTCTTGATCTGGGCGATGGAGAGATTTTTCCCGCGCAGGGGCGGCCCGATGTCCCCGCGGCCCTCGCCCCGGAGACCGTGGCACTGGGCGCACACCTGGGAGAAGACCTTCTCGGGGCTCGCGCCGTCGATCTCCCTGCTGACGAGACCGTCCCGAAAATATAGGAGGGTAGCGATGAGCGCGGCGGCGAAGGCGAGAAAGATTCCGATCCAGAGCTTGCCCAACCGCGTCGCCCCTCAAAGTATTCCGCCATCGAGCGGCAGCGGGCGGTGGAGGAAGGGCCGGGCGCCCGCGCCGTCGTATTCCGCCGCCCGGTGCCCATCTCCTTCCACGATGTACTTGTAGGTCACCAGGCCCTCGAGGCCGACCGGGCCGCGGGCGTGAATCTTGTCGGTGGAGATGCCCACCTCGGCCCCGAAGCCGTAGCGGAAGCCGTCCGCGAAGCGCGTCGAGGCGTTCCACATCACGCTCGCCGCGTCCACGCGGGAGAGAAACATCCGGGCCGTGTCATCGTCCGTCGTGACGATGGCCTCGGTGTGGCGGGAGCCGTAGCGGTTGATGTGATCGATGGCGGCATCGAGCGTGTCCACCACGCGCACCGACAAGATGAGGTCGAGATACTCGGTGCTCCAGTCCGCCTCCTCGGCCGGCTTCACATCGGAGATGATCTCCCGCGTCCGCGCGCAGCCGCGGAGCTCGACCCCTTTCGCACGCAGCGCCGCCGCCAGCTCCGGCAGGAAGCGCTCCGCCATCTTCTCGTGGACCAGCAGGGTTTCGATGGCGTTGCAGACGGCCGCGTACTGCGTCTTGGCGTCCACGGCGAGCGAGACCGCCATCTCCAGATCAGCCGATGCGTCAACGTAGAGATGGCAGATGCCGTCCGCATGGCCCAGGACGGGGATGCGCGAGTGGGTTTTGACATGCCGGACGAAATCGTTTCCCCCGCGGGGGATGATCAGATCGATGGCATCGTCCCGGCCGAGAAGGGCGTCCACCTCCTCGCGGGCCTCGACCAGCTGCACCGCCGCCGCCGGCACGCTCCCCTTCGAGGCCGCCGCCGCCGAGAGCAGGGCGGCCAGAGCGCGGTTCGAGTGGAGGGCCTCCCGCCCCCCCTTGAGGATGGCGGCGTTTCCGGCCTTGAGGCAGAGCGCGGCGATCTGCACCAGCGCATCGGGGCGCGATTCAAAGACGGCGGCGATCACCCCGAGCGGACAGGTGACCCGCCGGAGAATGAGCCCCTCATCCAGCAACATGGCGTACGTCACCCGCCCCACCGGATCGGGGAGCGCCGCCACCGCCCGCACCCCCTCGGCCATCCCCTGCACCTTGGGGGGGTCGAGCACCAGCCGCTTCAGGAGGGCGCCTGACATCTCTCCCCGGGCCACTGCCTCCCCGGCCGCCGCGGCATCCGCGGCATTCGCCTCGAGGATTTCGACTGCATCCCGCTCGATGGCATCCGCCATCGCCAGAAGCGCATCATTTCGCGCCTCCGTATCCAGGGGCGCCATCGCGAGGGCCGCCCGTCTCGCCTCGGCGCAGATTTGGTCAATATCCGCCATAAAACCGCCTCTACCCTCAAATTATTGCGCTCTGAAGCGTTAAAGAAAGCAAGAAATTCTCTCATTTGGAATGATTAAATTTCAAGATTCTTTTCGATCAAATGCCACTTGTTGTGATGTCCAAGAATCATCTTTTTTCTCATTGCATAATGAAATGATTCAATGTTCAAGGGAGGTTTCCTCCCCAGATAAGTTTTATAGATATAATCTTGCAACCAACCCTGTGTGAAAATATAGAATTCATCTTCACCAAGTCTTTCTCCAAGAAAAACGCAAACATAAATCAACTTTCTATCTATATCATTATTCTTCCCTGTTATTTTTTGACCTTTCTCTTCGATATCGATATTCAAGAACTTCTTTACATTAAGATGAAGGTCACCTTTTTTGATTGTTTTTACTTGTATGTGTGTTGTCTTCTTATTTGCATAGGCGACAATATCGATATCAGGGACATTCCCAGAAAATGGAGTCGCAATGATACCCAAGCGTCCCAACTCTGCGGTCACAAGGTGTTCACCAACTTGACCAGTTAATTTATTGTCTCTTCCGGATGTCAATATGTACCTCAGAAATTAATTTGGATGGAATCATTTTTTCGGGGTGCCGTTCCATCCAACGGCGGGCCGATTATAGAGGTCCCCCCACAGGGGCTGCAAACCGCGGCGGCGGCTCCGCTATTTTGTTTCCGAGAAACGCTTTTCGATGTAGGCGACGATCAGCGCGGCGATGTTCTTCCCCTCCGCGTTTTCGATCCCCTCGAAGCCCGGCGCCGCATTGATCTCCAGGACCAGCAGCCCCCTTCGCGATGCGAGAAGGTCAACGCCCGCGATTTCGAGCCCGCAGAGGGCGGCGGCGCGGACGGCCAGTTCGGCGGCCTCCCGGGTCAGCCGGGCCCGGCTGACCTTCCCCCCCTGGTGGAGATTCGAGCGGAAGGCGCCCCGGCGGGCACTGCGGCGGACGGCGGCGATCGCCTGGCCCCCGATGACGAGGACCCGCAGGTCGCGC harbors:
- a CDS encoding ABC transporter permease yields the protein MIRYLLPVYTIWRRELVRFLRQRSRIVGAFGQPIIFWLILGSGFGESFKMPGGLGSRADYLEYFYPGILGMVILFTSIFSTFAVVEDKKERFLQGVLVAPVPRSAIVLGQILGGTTLALIQGILLLIAAPLAGVPLSAAGAAAAIAVMGMIGFALTGLGLLFAWRMESTQGFHAIMNLVLIPLWLLSGAVFPAAGAHTWLAWIMKINPLTYGMAALRHALYAAQPEAVGHLPGLALSLAVTALFGLVTFLFAVRTAGRG
- the corA gene encoding magnesium/cobalt transporter CorA, whose amino-acid sequence is MIVDRNVSLKTGTAPGTLVHIGEEKVEKPAIHVLAYDAEKVREIGDATLEECFSSIKEELVTWIDVTGLHDVGLIQKLGESLGIHSLVLEDILNTSHRPKVEFFDDYIYTVVKFIHYISAENRIEIEQVSILLGKGFVVTFQERPRDPFDALRERIRRGTGRWRKARPDYLYYAVLDNIVDTYFEDMEALGEDLEELQDVTVTDPSPEVMQRIFAHRLNMQLMRRAIFPVRDMVNHILQTDSAFFKKDMPPFFRDIYDHVARLIDNIEIARDMAATLIELHMAVTNQRMNEIMKVLTIMATLFIPLTFVAGVYGMNFKFMPELEWRWGYFAALGGMGAAAAGMLVYFRRKKWF
- a CDS encoding cytochrome c, producing the protein MGKLWIGIFLAFAAALIATLLYFRDGLVSREIDGASPEKVFSQVCAQCHGLRGEGRGDIGPPLRGKNLSIAQIKNLIQNGGNRMPPQPWIKDALLDALARHVAGL
- a CDS encoding glutamate-5-semialdehyde dehydrogenase, which encodes MADIDQICAEARRAALAMAPLDTEARNDALLAMADAIERDAVEILEANAADAAAAGEAVARGEMSGALLKRLVLDPPKVQGMAEGVRAVAALPDPVGRVTYAMLLDEGLILRRVTCPLGVIAAVFESRPDALVQIAALCLKAGNAAILKGGREALHSNRALAALLSAAAASKGSVPAAAVQLVEAREEVDALLGRDDAIDLIIPRGGNDFVRHVKTHSRIPVLGHADGICHLYVDASADLEMAVSLAVDAKTQYAAVCNAIETLLVHEKMAERFLPELAAALRAKGVELRGCARTREIISDVKPAEEADWSTEYLDLILSVRVVDTLDAAIDHINRYGSRHTEAIVTTDDDTARMFLSRVDAASVMWNASTRFADGFRYGFGAEVGISTDKIHARGPVGLEGLVTYKYIVEGDGHRAAEYDGAGARPFLHRPLPLDGGIL
- a CDS encoding 30S ribosomal protein S6--L-glutamate ligase (responsible for the addition of glutamate residues to the C-terminus of ribosomal protein S6) translates to GRGVMLARGAAEAQAIADTMWNLERDILIQEYVEEARGRDLRVLVIGGQAIAAVRRSARRGAFRSNLHQGGKVSRARLTREAAELAVRAAALCGLEIAGVDLLASRRGLLVLEINAAPGFEGIENAEGKNIAALIVAYIEKRFSETK